The following proteins are encoded in a genomic region of Zea mays cultivar B73 chromosome 9, Zm-B73-REFERENCE-NAM-5.0, whole genome shotgun sequence:
- the LOC103641746 gene encoding uncharacterized protein isoform X2 translates to MCEAIGQFGPGLTPPTQDAFRGSLLEEEYERTKCLLQEREVEKMKNGCSIMTDAWSDRKRRSIMNICTNCADGTSFISSKEMSDVSHTSEDIFELVDKAIEDIGEENVVQVVTDNASNNMGAKKLLLEKRPQVFWTSCAAHTINLMLQGIGNLPRFRKVIDQAKSFTIFVYGHTRTLECLRYFTEGKELVRPGVTRFASYFLTLNSMQEKKDQLRKMVVHSRWDSLKDVKSKKGKEATTTILSPAFWKDVKLMLAVFEPLVKVLCLVDGDVKPSMGFLYGELLKAKREVKEAFGNVESRFKDVMAIIEKKMNGRLDSPLHLTAFLLNPHYSYVNPSIFDEPKMNEAFISCVEQFYYHDEDQQEQAANFELKKFQNREGPFSKKLARTFQNYDYNPASWWRLYGTETPALQKMATRILSLTSSSSGCERNWSGFEGIHTKKRNRLTTTRLNKLVYIQFNNRLMNNREKIKSKKITDVLLSSDTTEAQGFLQEGGDDCAQVVFRDGEEDEMEGTGIPWSVIGEAVGA, encoded by the exons ATGTGTGAAGCAATTGGACAATTTGGACCAGGACTtacacctccaactcaagatgcCTTTCGAGGTAGTTTGCTGGAAGAAGAATATGAAAGAACCAAGTGTTTGCTGCAGGAACGTGAAGTCGAGAAGATGAAAAATGGGTGCTCTATTATGACCGATGCTTGGTCAGATAGGAAGAGGAGAAGCATAATGAATATATGCACTAATTGTGCTGATGGAACCTCCTTCATCAGCTCAAAAGAGATGTCAGATGTGTCACACACAAGTGAAGACATTTTTGAATTAGTGGACAAAGCAATTGAAGACATTGGTGAAGAAAATGTGGTGCAAGTAGTCACTGACAATGCCTCTAACAACATGGGAGCAAAGAAGCTATTGCTTGAGAAGAGACCACAAGTATTTTGGACCTCTTGTGCAGCTCACACAATCAACTTGATGCTCCAAGGAATTGGCAACTTGCCTCGGTTCAGGAAAGTGATTGACCAAGCAAAGTCATTTACCATATTTGTGTATGGCCACACAAGAACATTGGAGTGCTTGAGATACTTCACAGAGGGGAAAGAGCTAGTGAGGCCAGGAGTGACTAGGTTTGCTTCATACTTTCTCACTTTGAACAGTATGCAAGAGAAGAAGGACCAGTTAAGGAAGATGGTGGTTCATAGCAGGTGGGACTCATTAAAGGATGTGaaatcaaagaaaggaaaagaggccACAACTACTATATTGAGTCCAGCCTTTTGGAAGGATGTGAAGCTAATGTTGGCTGTTTTTGAGCCATTGGTCAAAGTCCTCTGTTTGGTTGATGGGGATGTGAAGCCATCCATGGGTTTCCTTTATGGAGAGCTACTAAAGGCAAAGAGAGAGGTCAAAGAGGCCTTTGGCAATGTTGAGTCTCGATTCAAAGATGTTATGGCTATAATTGAGAAGAAGATGAATGGAAGACTTGATTCTCCATTGCATTTGACAGCTTTTTTGCTGAATCCACACTATAGCTATGTTAACCCATCAATCTTTGATGAGCCCAAAATGAATGAAGCCTTCATATCTTGTGTCGAGCAATTTTATTATCATGATGAGGACCAACAAGAACAGGCTGCCAACTTTGAATTGAAAAAATTTCAGAATAGAGAAGGACCATTTAGCAAGAAGCTTGCAAGAACTTTTCAAAACTATGATTACAATCCAG CATCATGGTGGCGGTTATATGGAACTGAAACACCAGCTTTACAGAAGATGGCTACAAGGATATTATCTTTGACATCAAGCTCTTCTGGTTGTGAAAGaaattggagtgggtttgaaggg ATACACACTAAGAAGAGAAATAGGCTGACTACAACCCGTCTCAACAAGTTGGTCTATATTCAGTTCAATAACAGGCTGATGAATAACAGAGAAAAGATTAAGTCAAAGAAAATCACTGATGTTCTCTTGTCTAGTGATACAACTGAAGCTCAAGGTTTTCTCCAAGAGGGTGGAGACGATTGTGCACAAGTTGTCTTTAGAGATGGGGAGGAAGATGAGATGGAAGGTACAGGGATACCTTGGTCTGTTATTGGAGAGGCAGTGGGAGCATAA
- the LOC103641746 gene encoding uncharacterized protein isoform X1, producing the protein MCEAIGQFGPGLTPPTQDAFRGSLLEEEYERTKCLLQEREVEKMKNGCSIMTDAWSDRKRRSIMNICTNCADGTSFISSKEMSDVSHTSEDIFELVDKAIEDIGEENVVQVVTDNASNNMGAKKLLLEKRPQVFWTSCAAHTINLMLQGIGNLPRFRKVIDQAKSFTIFVYGHTRTLECLRYFTEGKELVRPGVTRFASYFLTLNSMQEKKDQLRKMVVHSRWDSLKDVKSKKGKEATTTILSPAFWKDVKLMLAVFEPLVKVLCLVDGDVKPSMGFLYGELLKAKREVKEAFGNVESRFKDVMAIIEKKMNGRLDSPLHLTAFLLNPHYSYVNPSIFDEPKMNEAFISCVEQFYYHDEDQQEQAANFELKKFQNREGPFSKKLARTFQNYDYNPGRASWWRLYGTETPALQKMATRILSLTSSSSGCERNWSGFEGIHTKKRNRLTTTRLNKLVYIQFNNRLMNNREKIKSKKITDVLLSSDTTEAQGFLQEGGDDCAQVVFRDGEEDEMEGTGIPWSVIGEAVGA; encoded by the exons ATGTGTGAAGCAATTGGACAATTTGGACCAGGACTtacacctccaactcaagatgcCTTTCGAGGTAGTTTGCTGGAAGAAGAATATGAAAGAACCAAGTGTTTGCTGCAGGAACGTGAAGTCGAGAAGATGAAAAATGGGTGCTCTATTATGACCGATGCTTGGTCAGATAGGAAGAGGAGAAGCATAATGAATATATGCACTAATTGTGCTGATGGAACCTCCTTCATCAGCTCAAAAGAGATGTCAGATGTGTCACACACAAGTGAAGACATTTTTGAATTAGTGGACAAAGCAATTGAAGACATTGGTGAAGAAAATGTGGTGCAAGTAGTCACTGACAATGCCTCTAACAACATGGGAGCAAAGAAGCTATTGCTTGAGAAGAGACCACAAGTATTTTGGACCTCTTGTGCAGCTCACACAATCAACTTGATGCTCCAAGGAATTGGCAACTTGCCTCGGTTCAGGAAAGTGATTGACCAAGCAAAGTCATTTACCATATTTGTGTATGGCCACACAAGAACATTGGAGTGCTTGAGATACTTCACAGAGGGGAAAGAGCTAGTGAGGCCAGGAGTGACTAGGTTTGCTTCATACTTTCTCACTTTGAACAGTATGCAAGAGAAGAAGGACCAGTTAAGGAAGATGGTGGTTCATAGCAGGTGGGACTCATTAAAGGATGTGaaatcaaagaaaggaaaagaggccACAACTACTATATTGAGTCCAGCCTTTTGGAAGGATGTGAAGCTAATGTTGGCTGTTTTTGAGCCATTGGTCAAAGTCCTCTGTTTGGTTGATGGGGATGTGAAGCCATCCATGGGTTTCCTTTATGGAGAGCTACTAAAGGCAAAGAGAGAGGTCAAAGAGGCCTTTGGCAATGTTGAGTCTCGATTCAAAGATGTTATGGCTATAATTGAGAAGAAGATGAATGGAAGACTTGATTCTCCATTGCATTTGACAGCTTTTTTGCTGAATCCACACTATAGCTATGTTAACCCATCAATCTTTGATGAGCCCAAAATGAATGAAGCCTTCATATCTTGTGTCGAGCAATTTTATTATCATGATGAGGACCAACAAGAACAGGCTGCCAACTTTGAATTGAAAAAATTTCAGAATAGAGAAGGACCATTTAGCAAGAAGCTTGCAAGAACTTTTCAAAACTATGATTACAATCCAGGTAGAG CATCATGGTGGCGGTTATATGGAACTGAAACACCAGCTTTACAGAAGATGGCTACAAGGATATTATCTTTGACATCAAGCTCTTCTGGTTGTGAAAGaaattggagtgggtttgaaggg ATACACACTAAGAAGAGAAATAGGCTGACTACAACCCGTCTCAACAAGTTGGTCTATATTCAGTTCAATAACAGGCTGATGAATAACAGAGAAAAGATTAAGTCAAAGAAAATCACTGATGTTCTCTTGTCTAGTGATACAACTGAAGCTCAAGGTTTTCTCCAAGAGGGTGGAGACGATTGTGCACAAGTTGTCTTTAGAGATGGGGAGGAAGATGAGATGGAAGGTACAGGGATACCTTGGTCTGTTATTGGAGAGGCAGTGGGAGCATAA